The proteins below are encoded in one region of Campylobacter rectus:
- a CDS encoding toxic anion resistance protein yields MEKTGQEILIDYIKEDAQDSEKSMQNLIFKDDFSKEDEEKISQKAAELLAFLSGKDSAQIREILESVTIEDAQSLESSSSLLMGKFAKLDDIKDEQTQNLSRSIIALNEELEQINPHKFDFDKKGVLAFIPFVAKPINRYLKKFQSAKEVIKDTLSHIEDGEKILREDNALLQEEKQYYKQKAVSLQRKAVVFEKIVKSIEQNVSKLDAKEREFYENNVLLNLNKKIRSIYEILAVTQQGFLSSDLIINTNWELIDNISNVKAVTKRAVEIGIAMAITLQNQKNALETAQKTKKFANDMILSNAQRLNTQASEIYKMSGDATLDIETLKQAFSQIEEAMGKINTFKAKAVEKIKTEVTALKEVTAKLENKIQESQKVQEFKTSFSMDL; encoded by the coding sequence GTGGAAAAAACGGGCCAAGAGATACTAATAGACTACATAAAAGAGGATGCGCAAGATAGCGAAAAAAGCATGCAAAATTTGATCTTTAAAGATGATTTTAGCAAAGAAGACGAGGAAAAAATTTCTCAAAAAGCAGCAGAGCTTTTAGCTTTTTTATCAGGCAAGGATAGTGCGCAGATAAGAGAAATTTTAGAAAGTGTCACGATCGAAGACGCGCAAAGTCTAGAGAGCTCTTCGTCGCTCTTGATGGGTAAATTTGCAAAACTAGACGACATAAAAGACGAGCAAACGCAAAATTTAAGCCGCTCCATAATCGCTCTAAACGAGGAGCTAGAGCAGATAAATCCGCACAAATTCGACTTTGATAAAAAAGGCGTTTTGGCATTTATTCCCTTTGTCGCAAAGCCGATAAACAGGTACTTAAAGAAATTTCAAAGCGCAAAAGAAGTGATAAAAGATACTCTTTCGCACATCGAGGACGGCGAGAAAATTTTAAGAGAAGACAACGCTCTTTTACAAGAAGAAAAACAATACTACAAACAAAAAGCCGTAAGTTTGCAACGAAAAGCCGTAGTATTTGAAAAAATAGTAAAATCCATAGAGCAAAACGTCTCCAAACTAGACGCCAAGGAGAGAGAATTTTACGAAAATAACGTCTTGCTAAATTTAAATAAAAAAATCAGAAGCATATATGAAATTTTAGCCGTCACGCAGCAGGGATTTTTATCTAGCGACCTCATCATAAATACAAACTGGGAGCTGATAGATAATATCTCAAATGTAAAAGCCGTAACAAAAAGAGCCGTAGAGATCGGTATCGCGATGGCTATAACGCTACAAAATCAAAAAAATGCGCTCGAAACAGCCCAAAAGACTAAAAAATTCGCAAACGATATGATTTTATCCAACGCACAAAGACTAAACACGCAAGCAAGCGAAATCTATAAGATGTCGGGCGATGCAACGCTAGATATAGAGACGCTAAAGCAAGCTTTTAGCCAGATAGAAGAGGCCATGGGCAAGATAAATACATTTAAAGCCAAGGCCGTAGAAAAAATCAAAACCGAAGTAACGGCGCTAAAAGAAGTAACGGCCAAGCTCGAAAACAAAATCCAAGAGTCGCAAAAAGTTCAAGAATTTAAAACGTCTTTTTCAATGGACTTATGA
- a CDS encoding molybdopterin molybdotransferase MoeA, translated as MKEFMSYEASLEILRLTLAPWDRVEKVTLTQALDRRIAVDIAAQDNYPARPVSAMDGYAFAWQEGLSELKLITDLPAGSDKGLKVESVKCVKTFTGSLMSDGADTLIPVENVEVSGGKIFIKKPVPRGFAVREVGESYKKGEILIKKGATIGYAETALLAELGIFNVSVFVRPRVAVLATGSEIKDLGEPLENAAQIHSSNHVGIAAMVRKMGGEPVLCEIVRDRAELVKDAIVRALKSADVLVTTGGISMGDYDFVKGALGENFDIIIDGTAIKPGRHIKVAKAGEKYIFALPGFPYSAMVMCVLYVRVLLNAWFGASEPKITAIMDEDYKKRSPFLEFTAVNLVNLGGKIYVNLDGKKLGSSAIVNNLTGGAALLIVPKETEFIAKGEIVEVLKMV; from the coding sequence ATGAAAGAATTTATGAGCTATGAGGCCTCTCTTGAAATTTTACGCCTGACGCTCGCCCCCTGGGACCGCGTAGAAAAGGTCACTCTCACGCAAGCACTCGATCGACGTATCGCCGTAGATATCGCGGCGCAGGATAACTACCCCGCCCGGCCCGTCTCCGCGATGGACGGCTACGCTTTTGCGTGGCAAGAGGGCCTAAGCGAGCTTAAGCTCATCACCGACCTGCCCGCAGGTAGCGACAAAGGGCTAAAGGTAGAAAGCGTAAAATGCGTCAAAACTTTCACCGGCTCGCTGATGAGCGATGGTGCCGACACGTTAATCCCGGTCGAAAACGTCGAGGTATCAGGCGGCAAGATCTTTATCAAAAAGCCCGTGCCGAGGGGCTTTGCCGTGCGCGAAGTCGGCGAAAGCTACAAAAAAGGCGAAATCCTAATCAAAAAAGGCGCGACGATAGGCTACGCCGAGACTGCGCTGCTAGCCGAGCTTGGGATCTTTAACGTTAGCGTATTCGTGCGGCCTAGAGTTGCGGTGCTAGCGACCGGAAGCGAGATAAAGGACCTCGGAGAGCCGCTAGAAAACGCCGCGCAAATCCACAGCTCAAATCACGTAGGCATCGCGGCCATGGTGCGCAAAATGGGCGGCGAACCCGTGCTGTGCGAGATAGTGCGCGACCGCGCCGAGCTCGTAAAAGACGCCATCGTCCGCGCACTAAAATCAGCCGACGTACTCGTCACCACGGGCGGCATCAGCATGGGCGACTACGACTTCGTCAAGGGCGCGCTGGGCGAAAATTTCGACATCATAATAGACGGCACCGCGATCAAACCGGGCCGCCACATCAAGGTCGCAAAAGCGGGCGAAAAATACATTTTTGCGCTGCCGGGCTTCCCGTACTCGGCGATGGTGATGTGCGTGCTCTACGTGCGCGTGCTGCTAAACGCGTGGTTTGGCGCTAGTGAGCCCAAAATCACGGCGATCATGGACGAGGACTACAAAAAGCGCTCGCCGTTTTTGGAGTTTACGGCGGTAAATTTAGTAAATCTGGGCGGCAAAATTTACGTAAATTTAGACGGCAAGAAGCTCGGCAGCTCGGCGATCGTAAATAACCTAACAGGGGGCGCCGCGCTTTTAATCGTCCCGAAAGAGACCGAATTTATCGCAAAGGGCGAGATAGTCGAAGTGCTAAAAATGGTTTAA
- a CDS encoding YwqG family protein, which produces MKQFPDFLKEYETALEKYRQRSARILAEPLNDSETTDIKSSKFLGMPYLPVGMDYPKDKAGKPLILWAQLNFSEIPHIPDYPEKGILQFFVSADGWYDCEEIKILFHEHTDAPSQTDFPFLTEDLYEDCPIWCGHRLQFKETEEYGGTEDFRCSCMFNGKSPWDLYDTLEPAQKEVFDDLFYDTGHKIGGYSYFTQTDPRDYGQEHKNDVSLLQIDSDDKIMFGDTGTAHFFINKDDLKNRNFNKVWMYWDCC; this is translated from the coding sequence ATGAAACAATTTCCGGATTTTCTGAAAGAATACGAAACCGCTTTAGAAAAATACAGGCAGCGTTCTGCCCGAATTCTTGCGGAACCCCTAAATGACAGTGAGACAACGGATATAAAAAGTTCCAAATTTTTAGGAATGCCTTATTTGCCTGTTGGTATGGACTATCCGAAAGACAAGGCCGGCAAGCCGCTTATTTTATGGGCGCAATTAAATTTTTCGGAAATTCCGCATATACCCGATTATCCGGAAAAAGGTATTTTGCAGTTTTTCGTTTCGGCAGATGGGTGGTACGATTGCGAAGAAATAAAAATACTTTTCCACGAGCATACGGACGCGCCGTCTCAAACCGATTTTCCGTTCTTAACCGAAGATTTGTACGAAGACTGCCCGATATGGTGCGGGCACCGTTTGCAGTTTAAAGAAACGGAAGAATACGGCGGTACCGAAGATTTCCGGTGCAGCTGTATGTTCAACGGAAAAAGCCCGTGGGATCTTTATGATACGCTTGAACCTGCACAAAAAGAAGTATTTGATGATTTATTTTACGACACGGGGCACAAGATAGGCGGTTATTCATATTTTACACAAACCGATCCGCGCGATTACGGGCAAGAACATAAGAATGATGTTTCGCTTTTGCAAATCGATAGCGATGATAAGATTATGTTCGGGGATACCGGCACGGCTCATTTTTTTATCAATAAAGACGATTTGAAAAACAGAAACTTCAATAAGGTGTGGATGTATTGGGATTGCTGTTAA
- a CDS encoding non-canonical purine NTP pyrophosphatase: MKIVLATSNSDKVREIKDFLKDYEIYALREICEPFDIVEDGATFAANALIKARAVQAKLRKLNLADEFIALSDDSGISVEALGGRPGIYSARFSDMNEQGQITGKSATDASNRAKLIAELKALNFTSSPAFYTACIAVSSNLGDFTAHGFMHGTAINEERGSNGFGYDSLFIPKGFTQTLGELDGDTKLKISHRSKGLELIKYVLKSLEGKFGR, translated from the coding sequence TTGAAAATAGTTTTAGCAACATCAAACTCCGACAAAGTGCGCGAAATAAAAGATTTTTTAAAAGATTACGAAATTTACGCATTGCGCGAAATTTGCGAGCCCTTTGACATCGTCGAGGACGGCGCGACTTTCGCCGCAAACGCGCTAATCAAAGCTCGCGCCGTGCAGGCAAAACTGCGCAAGCTAAATTTGGCGGACGAGTTTATCGCGCTAAGCGACGATAGCGGCATCAGCGTGGAGGCTCTGGGGGGAAGGCCCGGGATTTACTCGGCGAGATTTAGCGATATGAACGAGCAGGGGCAGATAACTGGCAAAAGCGCGACCGATGCTAGCAACCGCGCAAAGCTGATCGCGGAGCTAAAAGCGCTAAATTTTACTAGCTCGCCCGCGTTTTACACCGCTTGTATCGCGGTTAGCTCAAATTTGGGCGACTTTACGGCGCACGGCTTTATGCACGGCACTGCCATAAACGAGGAGCGCGGTAGCAACGGCTTTGGCTACGACAGCCTCTTTATCCCCAAAGGCTTTACGCAGACTCTGGGTGAGCTAGATGGCGACACAAAGCTAAAAATCTCGCACCGATCAAAGGGCCTTGAGCTTATAAAATACGTGCTAAAGAGCCTTGAGGGGAAATTTGGGCGCTAA
- a CDS encoding MFS transporter gives MVKSALPLSFIIGSRFFGLFIILPVISVYALELEGATEFLIGVLIGVYAISQITFQVVFGYVSDRFGRKNSMLIGLLVFIAGAVICAAATDIYAMILGRFIQGAGAIGAVAIALMSDMTKEEVRGHAMAMMGAFIGISFTLSMILSPILSAKYGLSSLFYLSIAVTVVCIALLYTAVGEEPKFTHSQVKMPAVKLLSNKNLLLMNISNFMQKMLMSAAFIVIPIAIVKYFGMDKKDLSGIYSVATVFGFIAMGIGGAIGETKRITKQILVIGVSLFVVCYALFALSLGHKPLFYAGVIIFFIGFNLHEPILQSMASKFSKVSQKGAVLGIFNAFGYMGSFIGGIGGGALLKFYGLSALSAVVTVLCVAWLVALKWLDNPNIFKNIYLPSSANADMATLEMQKGVVECYKTAQNLVVKYNSKLTDEAAIKRIIGI, from the coding sequence ATAGTAAAAAGCGCTTTACCGTTATCTTTTATCATCGGCAGCAGGTTTTTCGGACTCTTCATCATCCTCCCGGTTATCAGCGTCTATGCATTAGAGCTTGAGGGCGCGACCGAGTTTCTCATCGGCGTTCTCATCGGCGTTTATGCGATATCGCAGATCACGTTTCAGGTGGTTTTTGGCTATGTTTCGGATCGCTTCGGACGCAAGAACTCGATGCTGATTGGGCTGCTGGTTTTCATCGCGGGGGCGGTGATCTGCGCTGCGGCGACCGATATTTACGCGATGATTTTGGGTAGGTTCATACAGGGCGCGGGCGCGATAGGGGCTGTGGCGATAGCGCTGATGAGCGATATGACCAAGGAGGAGGTGCGCGGGCACGCGATGGCGATGATGGGCGCGTTTATCGGGATTAGCTTTACGCTCTCGATGATACTTTCGCCGATACTTAGCGCCAAATACGGCCTTTCTAGCCTCTTTTACCTCTCGATCGCGGTTACGGTCGTTTGTATAGCGCTTTTATACACGGCCGTGGGCGAAGAGCCCAAATTTACGCATTCGCAGGTCAAAATGCCGGCCGTGAAGCTACTCTCAAACAAAAATTTGCTACTGATGAATATCAGCAACTTCATGCAGAAAATGCTGATGTCGGCGGCCTTTATCGTGATCCCGATCGCTATCGTGAAGTATTTCGGTATGGACAAAAAAGACCTCAGCGGCATCTACTCGGTCGCGACGGTGTTCGGCTTCATCGCGATGGGTATAGGCGGCGCGATAGGCGAAACGAAGCGCATCACAAAGCAAATTTTAGTCATCGGTGTCTCGCTTTTCGTCGTTTGCTACGCACTTTTCGCGCTCTCGCTCGGGCACAAGCCGCTATTTTACGCCGGCGTGATCATATTTTTTATCGGTTTTAACCTGCACGAGCCGATCTTGCAATCGATGGCGTCCAAATTTAGCAAAGTGAGCCAAAAAGGCGCGGTTTTAGGCATCTTTAACGCCTTTGGCTATATGGGAAGCTTTATCGGCGGCATCGGCGGCGGCGCCTTGCTTAAATTTTACGGTCTTAGCGCGCTTTCCGCCGTCGTGACCGTGCTTTGCGTAGCGTGGCTGGTCGCGCTCAAATGGCTGGATAACCCCAATATCTTTAAAAATATCTACCTGCCCTCTAGCGCAAACGCCGATATGGCTACGCTAGAAATGCAAAAAGGCGTCGTGGAGTGTTACAAAACTGCACAAAATCTCGTCGTAAAATACAACTCAAAGCTAACGGACGAGGCGGCGATAAAACGAATTATAGGCATTTAG
- a CDS encoding ATP-dependent nuclease: MRKIIISNYRNIGIDAPAELKIPQDGGLIVLLGENNVGKSNVLSAIGTLQNVDLNKGDRPNFFDFDEYNETRVTLTEDILNESGMDSEIDENLFQDKIFGVTFTQKPLETISKKQNLTTQQYIQNLNDKFNTSDIYALHDYDEKGQKEEIRIILPEHKEVYLCSTKRGGEILECFGVFDREFDKAKNHDKAIKLSCKLKFISDKKDIEGIDLDDARELKKYLNDKFKDSDDKNIENLQKYEFKIWLNSKNIATWSSSYPWFETLNKIKNEFKKLTDWYIENYKENSRYRQKDKQIFDELSKDISSAIFRREYDKFERYYDRLREILTELWEDNKQVYYYNSQKPGLPKFIDIKALVTELLRCDPVIPNIIFYKEHEIKNENLKTTPDQLLENEFFIALFNAIKFDISKLQKIYEKSKDKGASFYNTAEKEINKILKETINVRFNELYYSKSDSDVYGFEINLENQSISFSIAKNNETISLSEQSVGFKKFFNLFFNFLYQDKVDSGDIVLIDEIENHLSIPAQKDIRKFLKEFGQKNGITFIVSTHSNHILDIRHLDEIRIVKSSSKGSTIVNDFSIIPDHEADTLAQIKRGLGVEYLSLVGYDDKLIFVEGITDYNYLTAINFLYEKERSSEERLLFLPISGLGKMNGMEQRQSKINIVIAKDQKNIANELKTLARTAKDGKALLLVDGDKAGQAMAKLNNDKFIAILNNEQFKEKYPNFKEIEDFFSADLRTKFEMDKKSSEISSKFKNEVEQGKIEIDKETKENFFKLFDYLLTF; this comes from the coding sequence ATGCGTAAAATTATTATCTCAAACTATAGAAACATAGGCATAGATGCGCCTGCGGAGCTAAAAATACCGCAAGACGGCGGACTAATAGTCCTTTTAGGCGAAAATAACGTTGGAAAGAGCAATGTTTTAAGCGCTATAGGCACTTTGCAAAATGTAGATTTAAACAAAGGCGATAGGCCCAATTTCTTTGATTTCGATGAATACAACGAAACAAGGGTTACGTTAACTGAGGATATTTTAAACGAATCAGGTATGGACTCCGAAATAGACGAAAATTTATTTCAAGATAAAATTTTTGGTGTAACATTTACTCAAAAACCACTAGAAACAATCAGTAAAAAACAAAATTTAACAACCCAACAGTATATACAAAATTTAAATGATAAATTTAACACAAGTGATATTTATGCACTACATGATTACGATGAAAAAGGACAGAAGGAAGAAATAAGAATAATACTACCCGAGCATAAAGAAGTCTATCTTTGTAGCACGAAAAGGGGCGGGGAAATACTTGAGTGCTTTGGAGTTTTCGATAGAGAATTCGATAAAGCAAAAAACCACGATAAAGCGATAAAACTATCTTGTAAATTGAAATTTATATCCGATAAAAAAGATATAGAAGGCATAGATTTAGACGATGCGAGAGAACTAAAAAAATATCTGAATGATAAATTTAAAGACTCTGATGATAAGAATATTGAAAATTTGCAAAAATATGAGTTTAAAATTTGGCTAAACAGCAAAAATATAGCAACATGGAGTTCTAGTTATCCATGGTTTGAAACCCTAAATAAGATAAAAAATGAATTTAAAAAACTTACGGATTGGTATATTGAAAACTATAAAGAAAATAGTAGATATAGACAAAAAGATAAGCAAATTTTTGATGAACTTTCAAAAGATATAAGTAGTGCGATATTTCGCCGAGAATACGATAAATTTGAAAGGTATTATGATAGGCTACGAGAAATTTTGACTGAATTATGGGAAGACAATAAACAAGTTTATTACTACAACAGTCAAAAGCCGGGACTTCCAAAATTTATAGACATAAAAGCATTGGTTACTGAACTATTGCGGTGTGACCCTGTAATACCAAACATCATATTTTACAAAGAACATGAAATAAAAAACGAAAATCTAAAAACAACACCCGATCAGTTATTAGAAAATGAGTTTTTTATCGCATTGTTTAATGCCATAAAATTTGATATATCAAAACTACAAAAAATTTACGAAAAATCAAAAGATAAAGGTGCTAGTTTTTACAATACAGCAGAAAAGGAGATAAATAAAATCTTAAAAGAAACTATAAATGTACGCTTTAATGAGCTTTATTATTCCAAATCAGATAGTGATGTTTATGGATTTGAGATAAATTTGGAAAACCAAAGTATCTCTTTTTCTATTGCCAAAAATAATGAAACCATAAGCCTAAGCGAGCAAAGCGTCGGTTTTAAAAAATTTTTCAATCTGTTTTTTAACTTTTTATACCAAGACAAAGTAGACAGCGGCGATATAGTCCTGATAGACGAGATAGAAAATCATCTAAGCATACCGGCTCAAAAAGATATTCGTAAATTTTTAAAAGAATTTGGACAAAAAAACGGTATAACTTTTATCGTTTCTACTCACTCAAATCATATTTTAGATATTCGCCATCTTGACGAGATAAGGATAGTAAAATCTAGCAGCAAAGGCTCAACTATAGTAAATGACTTTTCCATAATACCAGATCATGAAGCCGATACTTTAGCCCAGATAAAAAGAGGTCTTGGAGTGGAGTATCTTAGCTTGGTAGGCTACGATGATAAGCTTATTTTCGTCGAGGGGATAACCGATTACAATTACTTAACAGCTATAAATTTTTTATACGAAAAAGAGCGAAGCAGTGAGGAAAGGCTACTGTTCTTACCAATAAGCGGACTCGGAAAAATGAACGGAATGGAACAGCGACAAAGTAAAATAAATATAGTGATAGCTAAAGACCAAAAAAACATAGCAAATGAGCTAAAAACGCTAGCCAGAACGGCAAAAGACGGCAAGGCGCTACTTTTAGTAGATGGCGATAAGGCGGGACAAGCTATGGCGAAGCTAAACAACGATAAATTTATAGCAATACTGAACAATGAACAATTTAAGGAAAAATATCCTAATTTTAAAGAAATAGAGGATTTTTTCAGCGCCGATTTGAGAACAAAATTTGAAATGGATAAAAAATCAAGCGAGATATCGAGCAAATTTAAAAACGAAGTCGAGCAAGGCAAAATCGAGATAGACAAAGAGACCAAAGAGAATTTCTTTAAACTATTTGATTATTTATTGACATTTTAA
- a CDS encoding HAD-IB family hydrolase: MNLVLFDFDGTITRDDSLLEFIAYVVGFKKFFRGIFWLSPVLIGYKLKICSNNYARRRLMTYFFAGMSADKFAQICKKYSNTHIEDIVKFSAMAKIAEYKANGDKVVIVTASLEDWLAPWCQAQELGLLGTRIKKKGGVITGEIDGANCYGAEKVRRVREAYDTDAFERVIAYGDSRGDKEMLEFADEAHYRVFE; this comes from the coding sequence ATGAATTTGGTTTTATTCGACTTTGACGGGACGATCACGCGCGACGACTCGCTGCTGGAGTTTATCGCTTACGTCGTAGGATTTAAGAAATTTTTTAGGGGGATTTTTTGGCTTTCGCCCGTTTTGATCGGCTATAAGCTAAAAATTTGCAGCAACAACTACGCTCGCAGGCGGCTGATGACGTACTTTTTCGCGGGCATGAGCGCGGATAAATTCGCTCAAATTTGCAAAAAATACTCAAACACGCACATCGAGGATATCGTGAAATTTTCCGCGATGGCAAAGATCGCCGAGTATAAGGCAAACGGCGACAAGGTCGTGATCGTGACGGCGTCGCTCGAGGACTGGCTAGCTCCGTGGTGTCAGGCGCAGGAGCTTGGGCTGCTTGGCACTCGCATCAAGAAAAAGGGCGGCGTGATAACGGGCGAGATAGACGGCGCCAACTGCTACGGCGCGGAGAAGGTGCGCCGCGTGCGCGAGGCGTATGACACGGACGCCTTTGAGCGCGTGATCGCATACGGCGACAGCAGGGGCGACAAGGAGATGCTGGAGTTTGCCGACGAGGCGCATTATAGGGTGTTTGAGTGA
- a CDS encoding LVIVD repeat-containing protein: MIDPNVKKKRQFTIYLTVLIVILPFVFLYLKYADKEPENLAQNFTISRPETPAKKTSKVEAQISQNTDKFADNDDVTIYKKDLINNSVQLPFEVRDMMVSRDKKRLYTLGHDRDGISVIDISNLDHIKLLGLFYFPEARYNVENIQAAESNDGKSLYLASPNLGILRLDVTDPQNINVAAKFEAKGYSKIKINPNNKLAYVKAKNGMVILDISSDNIKKIGEFISMETFNPIEKGDVAIYSDKYVFMSDFAGLHMLDVSDPKSIKEVYKQEDFKVAINLQISPDKKYLYANELHNFKVYGINDTSNIEHLKNYIVSNRIYTFDIGSDGKIAYVSRSKDGRDDTVLPSIDVVDISSKFQSKRLKSYYTPEIDTVNVALPLDERRIIVSLMVKFRGFISVINNDADALMEKTAKNEVKIKEPQDSGRAIDKSKPIWDLPFSQNGFASVSIAVPTEDGYILAGEHEQARTPDLFMKVDKNGREIWRKVVDKNYQGTAQLIAAQMQSYYVIGNEKTTYVIDKATNEISNKLPYPLKHVAPTDKDEFIACDYTNNILRMDKNAKIIWKKQIDVSHLEDDFYIKYEYDPKDPKKEPKQRTIKKPKEGLEKLIKAKDGNFILFVKKLGVLKFSPSGKAIFDTRIEMDGSFNDMLEGNDGSISTLFRSKNKYDLETLKLVKLSSNGKLIKKSTVHNSLAYFLVSAFTKYKDGYLIGIRPYDEKKLLLLEIDGNGRKADEAYVTDLGDETPFYEMLNVADQGVLLLGSRMYTRPSHMEYVKGKAVKFSDKYVKEAFMIMLNLNQKISEQNLNFADKE, encoded by the coding sequence ATGATCGATCCTAACGTAAAGAAAAAACGGCAATTTACGATCTATCTTACCGTCTTGATCGTAATTTTGCCCTTTGTTTTTCTGTACCTAAAATATGCAGACAAGGAGCCTGAAAACTTAGCGCAAAATTTTACCATTAGCCGTCCTGAAACACCGGCAAAAAAGACGAGTAAAGTCGAGGCTCAAATTTCGCAAAATACCGACAAATTTGCCGACAATGACGACGTAACGATATACAAAAAAGACCTCATAAACAACTCCGTCCAATTACCGTTTGAAGTGCGCGACATGATGGTATCTCGCGACAAAAAAAGACTCTATACTCTAGGGCACGACAGAGACGGCATAAGCGTGATAGATATATCAAATTTAGACCATATAAAGCTACTCGGACTTTTTTATTTCCCAGAGGCCAGATATAATGTAGAAAACATCCAAGCCGCCGAGTCAAACGACGGTAAAAGCCTATACTTAGCAAGTCCGAATTTAGGTATTTTGCGTCTTGATGTTACGGATCCTCAAAATATAAATGTAGCAGCTAAATTTGAAGCCAAAGGATACTCTAAAATAAAAATAAACCCAAATAACAAACTAGCCTACGTAAAAGCTAAAAACGGTATGGTTATCTTAGATATTTCATCCGATAATATAAAAAAGATAGGCGAGTTTATAAGTATGGAAACTTTTAATCCGATAGAAAAAGGCGATGTAGCGATATACTCGGACAAATACGTTTTTATGTCCGATTTTGCGGGACTTCATATGCTTGACGTAAGCGATCCGAAAAGCATAAAAGAGGTTTATAAACAAGAGGACTTTAAAGTCGCTATAAATTTGCAAATTTCTCCAGACAAAAAATATCTATACGCAAACGAGCTTCATAATTTTAAAGTATATGGTATCAACGATACAAGCAATATCGAGCATCTAAAAAACTATATCGTTAGTAATAGAATTTATACTTTTGATATCGGTAGCGACGGTAAAATAGCATACGTATCCAGAAGCAAAGACGGCAGGGACGATACCGTTTTGCCTAGTATCGACGTCGTAGATATCTCTAGTAAATTTCAGTCTAAGCGCTTAAAAAGTTACTATACGCCTGAAATCGACACCGTAAATGTAGCACTACCTTTAGACGAACGCCGCATTATCGTGTCTTTGATGGTTAAATTTAGAGGCTTTATAAGCGTAATTAACAACGATGCGGACGCTTTGATGGAAAAAACGGCAAAAAATGAAGTAAAAATCAAAGAACCCCAGGACTCCGGTAGAGCCATAGACAAATCAAAGCCCATTTGGGATTTACCGTTTTCGCAAAACGGTTTTGCCTCCGTCAGCATAGCGGTGCCTACGGAAGACGGATATATATTAGCCGGAGAGCACGAGCAAGCAAGGACGCCTGATCTTTTTATGAAGGTCGATAAAAACGGGCGAGAAATTTGGAGAAAAGTAGTCGATAAAAACTATCAAGGAACAGCCCAACTAATAGCGGCTCAAATGCAAAGCTACTACGTAATAGGAAACGAAAAAACAACCTACGTCATAGACAAAGCAACAAACGAAATCTCAAACAAACTCCCATATCCCTTAAAACACGTAGCGCCGACGGATAAAGACGAATTTATAGCATGCGACTACACAAATAATATACTTAGAATGGACAAAAACGCAAAAATAATCTGGAAAAAGCAAATCGACGTCTCGCATCTAGAGGACGACTTTTATATCAAATACGAATACGATCCTAAAGACCCCAAAAAAGAACCCAAGCAAAGAACGATCAAAAAGCCCAAAGAAGGGCTTGAAAAGCTGATAAAAGCAAAAGACGGAAATTTTATCTTGTTCGTAAAAAAGCTAGGAGTTTTAAAATTTAGCCCTAGCGGCAAAGCGATCTTTGATACCAGAATAGAAATGGACGGATCTTTTAACGATATGCTCGAGGGCAACGACGGCTCGATTTCAACGCTTTTTAGATCAAAAAATAAATACGATTTGGAAACGCTCAAACTCGTAAAACTAAGCAGCAACGGCAAGCTTATAAAAAAATCGACCGTCCATAACAGCTTGGCGTATTTTCTGGTTTCAGCTTTTACTAAATACAAAGACGGCTATCTAATAGGTATAAGACCGTATGACGAGAAAAAACTACTGCTACTAGAGATAGACGGCAACGGACGCAAGGCAGACGAAGCCTACGTGACTGATCTAGGCGACGAAACCCCCTTTTACGAGATGCTAAACGTGGCGGATCAAGGAGTGTTGCTGCTAGGAAGCAGGATGTATACTAGACCAAGCCACATGGAATACGTAAAAGGTAAAGCCGTAAAATTCTCGGATAAATACGTCAAAGAAGCCTTTATGATAATGCTAAATTTAAACCAAAAAATAAGCGAGCAAAATTTAAACTTTGCGGATAAAGAGTAA